The DNA segment ACTTTGAAGGCTATTTTTTAGAAAATGGAGCTTTTTATATAAATAGAGTAAAAAATATTTTAGAGAGTAAAAATAGGCTTTCAGGAGAGATCGATTTGTATGTAATGGAAGAGTTTACCTCTGTAGAAATAGATGAACCTCTTGATTGGCATATTGCTGAAAGCTTAATGAGAGAGCATATATTAAAAGAGAAAAATAGTAAAAAATGCAAAAAAATAAAACTCTTTTTAAGTGATGTGGATGGGACATTAACAGATGCTGGAATGTATTATAGCTCAAATAGAGGGGAATTTAAAAAGTTTAATACCCATGATGGAAAAGGTTTTGAACTTTTAAGAAAAGCAGGCATAAAGACAGGATTAATCACAAGTGAAAAAACAAAAATAGTTGAAAATAGAGCAAAAAAATTGAAAGTTGATTATCTGTACCAAGGTGTGGAGCATGGAGGAAAGTTAAAAGTAGCAAAAAATATTTGTGAAAAAGAAGGTATTAGCCTTGATGAAGTTGCATATATCGGGGATGATATAAATTGTAAAGAGCTTCTTTCAAAGGTAGGTGTAGCAGCTTGTCCAGCTAATTCATTAAGCGAAATTAAAAATATACTAAATATTATACAGTTATCAAAAAAAGGTGGAGAAGGTGTAGTGAGAGAGTTTAGCAAATATATTTTAGGAAATAATAATTAGATGAAAATTTTATTTATAAAAGAGCAAAGAACTAAAAGCGGTATTGAAGGTAGTGCAAAAAATGTTTTTTATAGGTGTATAGAATTAAACAAAAGAAATATCCCATATTTAGTATTATATAATGCTAAAGATGAATTTTATACTTTAATGTTAGAAAATAATGTAAATGTCAAATATGTAAATTTTCCTTCAATGTCAATTAAAAGTATTTTTAAAATAAGAGAAGTAAAGAAAAGAATACAAGACATTATAGAAGAAGAAAAAATTATTCATATTCATGTACACTTTCCTTATCTTTTAAGTTTTTTAGATAAAAAATGGAATATTCCAATTACTATACATCATCATAATGCATTTAATGAGAACAAGATACTTGAGTTTTTTAATATAAAAGAAATTTTGTATCCAAAGAAAGTTTTAAAAAACTTATACAATAAATTAATTGGTTTTGATTTTTCTAAAGCTGATAGATGTATAGCAGTTAGTTATGCTG comes from the Halarcobacter ebronensis genome and includes:
- a CDS encoding acylneuraminate cytidylyltransferase; the encoded protein is MNIAFIPVRCGSKSIPFKNIKEFCGKPLVYWNLKAIEESKNIDLVYVATDCDGIAKKVKEFNFKKSVIYKRDEVNAQDSSSTEDAMLEFLRKHKQNDEDFFILVQATSPLTQAKDFDGAINQLKESGKDSLLTVVNQKRFFWNKAGESLNYDYKKRPRRQNFEGYFLENGAFYINRVKNILESKNRLSGEIDLYVMEEFTSVEIDEPLDWHIAESLMREHILKEKNSKKCKKIKLFLSDVDGTLTDAGMYYSSNRGEFKKFNTHDGKGFELLRKAGIKTGLITSEKTKIVENRAKKLKVDYLYQGVEHGGKLKVAKNICEKEGISLDEVAYIGDDINCKELLSKVGVAACPANSLSEIKNILNIIQLSKKGGEGVVREFSKYILGNNN